The following proteins are co-located in the Polystyrenella longa genome:
- a CDS encoding lactate racemase domain-containing protein has product MKKNGKMTFELQYGTTGNIRLEIPEENVISTFRAPPRCDDLKSRVREALEEPLDFPPFSRCMIPDDRMVIVLDPETPEAATLVETVCEIALHKGVKPEQITVLLPAHSSSLLIEQLQKHLQEQCGAEIKVVEHDASLPNGGSYLASSSTSDRIYLDPAIIEADFIFPIGQIAFAPLLGYKGNFSTLYPGMSSEEDIKKSHGQANVELEPEDERQLHQLVEEIGWLLGIQITLQVIASEQGGVSHVLAGAPESVMRRGKEHLEQNWTVQIPDRLETVVVSVDTSGTGQHGWREVCAAIETGRKLVEHEGRIIVLSQLQEPAGNGINQIARSEFPTDAMRSLRETMPEDVIPASQLARALDWARIYLLSSLEGDYLEDLFMIPITDEADLTRLLQNELGSTGIIGSAQNVHGAVNLND; this is encoded by the coding sequence GTGAAAAAAAATGGGAAAATGACGTTTGAACTGCAATACGGAACCACCGGGAACATCCGGTTAGAGATTCCGGAAGAGAACGTAATTTCCACGTTTAGAGCCCCTCCGCGCTGCGACGACCTCAAATCCCGCGTTCGGGAAGCCTTGGAAGAACCACTCGATTTCCCTCCTTTCTCCCGATGTATGATTCCCGACGACCGGATGGTGATCGTCCTCGATCCCGAAACACCGGAAGCGGCTACGCTCGTAGAGACGGTTTGCGAGATCGCTCTGCACAAAGGGGTGAAGCCAGAACAAATCACCGTTCTGCTCCCTGCTCACAGTAGTAGTCTGCTGATTGAACAGTTGCAGAAGCATCTTCAAGAGCAATGCGGTGCCGAGATCAAAGTCGTCGAACATGATGCCTCGCTGCCGAATGGAGGTTCGTACCTCGCATCCAGCAGCACCTCGGACCGCATCTATCTTGACCCGGCGATTATCGAAGCCGATTTTATTTTTCCGATTGGACAAATCGCTTTCGCCCCCCTGCTTGGTTACAAAGGCAACTTCAGCACGCTCTATCCGGGAATGTCGTCCGAGGAGGACATTAAGAAGTCCCACGGTCAGGCGAATGTTGAACTCGAACCGGAAGACGAACGACAGTTACATCAACTCGTCGAAGAAATCGGCTGGTTGCTCGGAATTCAAATTACCTTGCAGGTTATCGCGTCCGAACAAGGTGGCGTGTCTCATGTGCTGGCCGGTGCCCCCGAATCGGTTATGCGGCGGGGCAAGGAACATCTCGAACAAAACTGGACAGTTCAAATCCCCGATCGACTGGAAACGGTTGTTGTGTCCGTTGATACATCGGGAACGGGCCAGCATGGTTGGCGAGAAGTCTGTGCAGCGATTGAAACGGGGCGTAAGCTGGTCGAGCATGAGGGTCGCATCATTGTCCTCTCCCAATTGCAGGAACCAGCTGGAAACGGAATTAACCAGATAGCCCGGAGTGAATTCCCTACGGATGCGATGCGTTCTCTTCGGGAGACGATGCCGGAGGATGTGATCCCCGCGTCACAACTGGCGCGTGCCCTCGACTGGGCGCGGATTTATCTGCTCAGTTCGTTAGAAGGGGACTATCTAGAGGATCTCTTCATGATCCCTATCACCGACGAAGCTGACCTCACCCGTCTGCTACAGAACGAACTCGGCTCTACCGGTATCATCGGCTCCGCTCAGAACGTCCACGGTGCCGTTAATCTCAACGACTAA
- a CDS encoding RNA polymerase sigma factor encodes MHEDDDLMLRIQSGETDAYETLVQKYQPQLIGFFYRNIRDSQMAEDLSQDTMLRIYDQAWDYLPRGKFRGWMYRIARNLMIDSIRRQSRDALVHAYKGKKEDEDDGLARIRDEILSPQDRAHQAELSELVDSLLQEIPDEQRLTFTLHHYSQLSLPEVAEIMESALPTTKSRLRLAREKLQEKLKERGIDASHSTSDS; translated from the coding sequence ATGCACGAAGATGACGATTTAATGCTCCGCATCCAAAGCGGCGAAACCGATGCGTACGAAACGCTGGTACAGAAGTATCAACCGCAGTTGATAGGTTTCTTTTATCGCAACATTCGCGATTCGCAGATGGCGGAAGATCTCTCGCAGGACACGATGCTGCGAATATACGATCAAGCGTGGGATTATCTTCCCCGGGGGAAGTTTCGCGGCTGGATGTATCGCATCGCCCGGAACCTGATGATCGACAGTATTCGCAGACAATCGCGCGACGCTTTGGTGCATGCCTACAAGGGTAAAAAAGAGGACGAAGACGATGGCCTCGCTCGCATACGGGATGAAATCCTCTCTCCGCAGGACCGGGCGCATCAGGCGGAATTATCCGAGTTGGTCGACAGCCTGCTCCAGGAAATACCCGACGAACAACGATTGACCTTCACCTTACATCATTATTCCCAGCTCAGTTTGCCGGAAGTGGCTGAAATTATGGAGTCGGCGCTTCCGACGACCAAAAGCCGTCTAAGGTTGGCGCGAGAAAAGCTACAGGAAAAATTGAAAGAACGAGGAATCGACGCTTCGCACAGCACATCGGATTCCTGA
- a CDS encoding PspA/IM30 family protein, translating into MTYFSRLTDIVSCNLSEILASKEDPGKALEVIILEMKEGVAGAERAVKNSQRQEERILSELDTYRGELATWLAEARDALQQGNEESARKALHRKQEMEDVVAGLEQQHKAAQATVKHLTTTFRAVEGRLNEALRKQAQLQGESVADVATSSVGTPPSSLDVERNKSIEDELENLKKELGM; encoded by the coding sequence ATGACTTATTTCAGTCGTTTAACTGATATTGTATCCTGCAATCTTTCTGAAATTCTGGCTTCCAAAGAAGACCCCGGCAAAGCGCTGGAAGTGATCATTCTGGAAATGAAGGAGGGAGTGGCTGGTGCCGAGCGCGCCGTCAAAAACTCCCAGCGGCAGGAAGAACGAATTCTGTCCGAACTCGATACCTACCGGGGCGAGTTAGCAACATGGCTGGCCGAAGCGCGAGACGCTCTTCAACAGGGCAACGAAGAATCGGCCCGTAAAGCACTCCATCGCAAACAGGAAATGGAAGATGTGGTCGCCGGGCTGGAGCAGCAGCATAAAGCGGCTCAGGCGACGGTCAAACATCTAACGACCACCTTCCGCGCTGTGGAAGGGCGACTGAACGAAGCCCTGCGTAAACAGGCTCAGTTGCAGGGAGAGTCCGTAGCCGATGTCGCGACTTCGTCCGTGGGAACCCCTCCATCGTCGCTCGATGTCGAACGGAACAAGAGCATTGAAGACGAACTGGAAAACCTGAAAAAAGAACTCGGGATGTAA
- a CDS encoding VOC family protein, whose product MEPRVSMLGLGVHDLKKSVEFYEQGLGFSLASSSNENIAFFNLSNLVLSLYPWDKLAEDASVPAEGTGFRGVTIAHNVRSKEEVSEILKLAESAGGNIVKPAQDVFWGGHSGYFADIDGHLWEVAWNPKAILDQAGGMLFD is encoded by the coding sequence ATGGAACCACGCGTCAGTATGCTCGGACTGGGTGTCCACGATCTGAAGAAATCTGTTGAGTTCTACGAACAGGGGCTGGGATTTTCGCTCGCTTCCTCCAGCAACGAAAACATCGCGTTTTTCAATCTGAGTAACCTGGTTCTCAGTTTGTATCCGTGGGACAAACTTGCGGAAGATGCGTCCGTCCCCGCCGAAGGAACCGGCTTTCGTGGTGTGACTATCGCGCACAATGTCCGCTCTAAAGAAGAAGTTTCTGAAATCCTTAAGCTCGCCGAGTCTGCGGGCGGAAACATCGTGAAACCCGCGCAGGATGTTTTCTGGGGTGGACACAGCGGTTACTTCGCGGACATCGACGGCCACCTATGGGAAGTTGCCTGGAACCCAAAAGCCATTCTAGACCAAGCTGGCGGAATGCTGTTTGATTGA
- a CDS encoding radical SAM protein, protein MSDSSLNLYQDHSRSWQQNKFVYPVLSRRSKGISIGVNLNPDKICNFDCIYCQVDRRSESETRFVGLDQLLVELEHMFEFVKSGDLFKEEKFQEVPAGLRRLNDVAFSGDGEPTTYKNFDELMQLAADIKAEHDLDDCKMVLITNASMFHRPVVQRGLEVLDKNNGEVWAKLDAGTQEYYELIDRSRIKFQQVLDNIAAAAQVRPLVIQSLFMNVHDEPPTPAEIAAYCDRLNEIKDAGGQIKLVQVYTIARQTTESYVTPLADAKVDEIATQVENSTGLSAEVYYGR, encoded by the coding sequence ATGAGTGATTCTTCTCTCAATCTGTATCAGGATCATTCGCGTTCCTGGCAGCAGAATAAGTTCGTCTACCCGGTACTGTCCCGACGAAGTAAAGGGATCTCAATTGGGGTGAACTTGAACCCGGATAAGATTTGCAATTTTGATTGCATCTACTGTCAGGTTGATCGCCGCAGCGAATCGGAAACAAGGTTCGTGGGTCTCGATCAATTACTGGTGGAACTAGAGCATATGTTCGAATTCGTCAAATCGGGTGACCTCTTTAAAGAAGAGAAGTTTCAGGAAGTCCCGGCGGGACTTCGGAGGTTGAACGATGTCGCCTTCTCTGGTGACGGGGAACCGACAACTTACAAGAACTTCGATGAGCTGATGCAACTGGCGGCCGATATCAAAGCCGAACATGATCTGGACGATTGCAAGATGGTCCTCATCACCAACGCCAGCATGTTTCATCGCCCAGTTGTGCAACGCGGACTGGAAGTCCTCGACAAAAACAATGGTGAAGTCTGGGCGAAGCTCGATGCGGGTACGCAGGAATATTACGAACTGATCGACCGGTCGCGTATCAAATTCCAACAGGTACTAGACAACATCGCTGCCGCCGCGCAGGTCCGCCCGCTGGTCATTCAATCGCTGTTTATGAATGTCCACGACGAGCCCCCCACTCCAGCAGAGATCGCCGCCTATTGCGACCGGCTCAATGAGATCAAGGACGCGGGTGGACAAATCAAACTGGTGCAGGTCTACACGATCGCTCGCCAGACGACGGAAAGTTATGTCACGCCTCTGGCTGACGCAAAGGTCGACGAAATTGCGACGCAGGTTGAAAACTCGACGGGTTTGTCCGCTGAAGTTTATTACGGTCGTTGA
- the purL gene encoding phosphoribosylformylglycinamidine synthase subunit PurL has product MLWEIEISPVSSEINRESERVLVEAGHLGADSVKEVHATRSFLIEGPQEKTVVEKIARNLLADTVVENFTIHSLPTSAADTTAGELLLNVLFKSGVTDNVASSTQKALASQGIDVTAVSTCRKYTFNNDAKPADLQLVSKRVLANDAIEQIVEGPLQLTTIGLGSDYEFELITVPIRTMSDSDLEKLAKEGQLYLSLVEMQTIQKQFQELDRDPTDIELETVAQTWSEHCSHKTLAGRIHYVDESRDLHFENMLKETIFAATVNIRKELGDDDWCVSVFSDNAGIVKFDEKQNVCIKVETHNHPSALEPYGGANTGMGGVIRDPLGTGLGAKPVCNTDVFCFADPKTAYSDLPPGTLHPKAVMEGVVAGVRDYGNRMGIPTVNGSVFFDDRYLGNPLVYCGNVAMIPTDKCFGNMSPGDYIVAVGGRTGRDGIHGATFSSAELTEESESLSGGAVQIGNAITEKMMHDVILEARDRNLYSALTDCGAGGFSSAVGEMGEKTGAEVWLEKCPLKYSGLAYHEIWISEAQERMVLAVPPMSWEAFEALCAAEGVEATIIGKFTDTKHLVLKYEDQIVGDVSMEFLHDGRPPVIREANYQPPASSPVELTDQASFNEELKAILGSLNVCSKEWIIRQYDHEVQAGSVVKPLVGAQSDGPADAAVVRPDLTSSRGLVISNGMNPEFGDFDPYWMAASAIDEAVRNCVAVGADPSRIAILDNFCWGNCEKPEVLGSLVRAALACQEVAQAFGTPFVSGKDSLNNEFSYLTESGEQKTVAIPSTLLISALGQIPDVKKSLTMDLKEAGNRLYLIGNTKEEMAGSHYLKVTGKSGGQVPQVDLVQAPLIFQELHDAIMNGTIRSCHDLSEGGLAVALAEMSFAGELGIDVDLSKLLAQCELSEAVALFSESNTRFVVEVIPQQAEAFEAHFEDLPLVVLGEVTNNNQVIIKGKSGKAIIDADLYELKTAWKSPLAW; this is encoded by the coding sequence ATGTTGTGGGAAATCGAAATTTCACCCGTCTCCAGTGAAATCAATCGAGAATCAGAACGCGTCCTCGTCGAAGCAGGCCATCTGGGCGCCGATTCCGTCAAAGAAGTCCACGCGACTCGCTCTTTTCTGATCGAAGGTCCTCAGGAAAAGACAGTGGTCGAAAAGATCGCGAGGAACTTGCTGGCGGATACCGTCGTTGAGAACTTCACCATCCACTCTCTGCCCACTTCTGCCGCTGATACGACTGCAGGCGAACTTCTGTTGAACGTGCTGTTCAAATCGGGCGTGACCGACAATGTCGCCTCCAGCACTCAGAAGGCATTGGCTTCACAGGGAATTGATGTCACCGCCGTTTCCACCTGCCGTAAATACACTTTCAACAACGATGCTAAACCGGCCGATCTGCAACTCGTCTCAAAACGAGTCCTGGCCAACGACGCCATCGAGCAAATTGTCGAAGGGCCACTGCAACTCACCACGATCGGTTTGGGAAGTGATTACGAATTCGAACTGATCACCGTACCCATTCGCACCATGTCGGACAGTGATCTCGAAAAGCTGGCAAAAGAGGGGCAACTTTATCTGAGCCTCGTCGAAATGCAGACGATTCAGAAACAATTCCAGGAACTGGACCGCGACCCTACCGACATCGAACTCGAAACGGTTGCCCAAACCTGGAGCGAACATTGCTCGCACAAAACCTTGGCGGGCCGCATTCACTACGTCGACGAAAGTCGCGATCTCCACTTTGAAAACATGCTGAAAGAAACGATCTTCGCAGCCACGGTCAATATCCGGAAAGAACTGGGCGACGACGACTGGTGCGTCAGCGTCTTTTCCGACAACGCCGGGATCGTGAAGTTCGACGAAAAACAGAATGTCTGTATTAAAGTCGAAACACATAACCACCCTTCTGCTCTGGAACCTTACGGTGGAGCGAATACCGGTATGGGTGGCGTCATCCGCGATCCGCTGGGAACCGGACTGGGCGCGAAGCCAGTTTGTAACACCGACGTCTTCTGCTTTGCCGATCCGAAAACTGCTTACAGCGATTTGCCTCCAGGGACGCTGCACCCCAAAGCCGTCATGGAAGGGGTTGTCGCGGGGGTTCGCGATTATGGAAACCGTATGGGCATTCCGACCGTTAACGGCTCGGTGTTCTTCGACGACCGCTACCTCGGTAACCCGCTCGTCTATTGTGGCAACGTCGCGATGATCCCCACAGACAAATGCTTTGGCAATATGTCCCCCGGTGACTACATCGTCGCCGTCGGTGGCCGAACGGGCCGCGATGGTATTCACGGAGCCACATTCTCTTCTGCCGAACTAACCGAAGAGAGCGAAAGCCTCTCCGGTGGAGCGGTACAAATTGGGAACGCCATCACCGAAAAGATGATGCACGACGTCATTCTCGAAGCCCGCGACCGAAATCTCTACAGCGCCCTGACCGACTGCGGAGCGGGTGGCTTCAGCAGTGCCGTGGGTGAAATGGGCGAGAAGACGGGTGCCGAAGTCTGGCTTGAAAAGTGTCCTCTCAAATACTCCGGCTTGGCTTATCACGAAATCTGGATTTCCGAAGCACAGGAACGGATGGTCCTTGCGGTTCCCCCCATGAGCTGGGAAGCCTTCGAGGCGCTTTGTGCCGCAGAGGGTGTGGAAGCGACCATCATCGGAAAATTCACTGACACCAAACATCTGGTCCTGAAATACGAAGACCAGATCGTCGGGGACGTCAGTATGGAATTTCTTCACGACGGTCGGCCCCCCGTTATTCGGGAAGCAAATTATCAGCCCCCCGCCAGCAGTCCTGTCGAACTGACGGACCAAGCTTCTTTTAACGAGGAACTGAAAGCGATCCTGGGTTCGCTCAACGTCTGTAGTAAAGAATGGATCATTCGCCAGTACGACCATGAAGTCCAGGCAGGCAGCGTGGTGAAACCACTTGTGGGTGCTCAGTCCGATGGCCCTGCCGATGCCGCCGTCGTGCGACCTGACCTGACCAGCTCTCGTGGACTGGTCATCTCCAATGGTATGAATCCCGAATTCGGCGATTTTGACCCATACTGGATGGCTGCCTCGGCCATTGATGAAGCGGTTCGAAATTGTGTCGCTGTAGGTGCCGACCCGAGTCGTATCGCGATTCTCGACAACTTCTGCTGGGGCAACTGCGAGAAACCGGAAGTACTGGGAAGCCTGGTCCGTGCCGCCCTCGCCTGCCAGGAAGTTGCTCAGGCCTTCGGCACCCCCTTCGTCAGCGGTAAAGACAGCTTGAACAACGAGTTCTCCTACCTGACTGAATCGGGCGAACAAAAAACAGTCGCCATTCCATCGACTCTGTTGATCAGTGCCTTAGGACAAATTCCCGACGTCAAGAAATCACTTACCATGGACCTCAAGGAGGCGGGCAACCGACTCTATCTGATCGGCAATACTAAAGAGGAAATGGCCGGAAGCCATTATCTGAAAGTCACTGGCAAGTCCGGTGGCCAGGTCCCCCAGGTCGACCTGGTTCAGGCCCCGTTGATCTTTCAGGAACTGCACGACGCGATCATGAACGGAACGATTCGTAGCTGTCACGATTTAAGCGAAGGTGGACTCGCCGTCGCTCTCGCGGAAATGTCTTTCGCGGGAGAACTGGGAATTGATGTCGACCTTTCGAAATTGCTCGCTCAATGCGAACTTTCGGAGGCGGTCGCCCTCTTCTCTGAAAGTAACACCCGCTTCGTAGTCGAAGTCATCCCCCAACAGGCCGAAGCCTTCGAAGCCCACTTCGAAGATTTGCCACTGGTTGTTCTGGGTGAAGTGACCAACAATAACCAGGTGATCATCAAAGGAAAATCAGGCAAAGCCATCATCGATGCCGATCTCTACGAACTGAAAACCGCATGGAAAAGCCCTCTGGCATGGTAA
- a CDS encoding prephenate dehydrogenase: MNSSAAENSLDFAQNITIQGVGLIGGSIAAALKILNFPGTIYGVGRNPERLQEAHDRGLIDEATTDIKEAAAKSDLIIVCTPVDQIVDNVREAADAAQPGTLITDGGSVKGSICGPLAEGLPDGVCFIGSHPLAGSEKQGFEHAQANLFDDRVCVVTPVENTPPDQLKRVIRLWEMLDMQVIEMDAETHDIALAQTSHLPHLVASVLCGGLADADRKLAATGFRDTTRIASGDPGLWQAIFLGNQEGLLRKLDDFQTLLQQYRTAIENQDAATLQNLLENAKRNRDGLSS; the protein is encoded by the coding sequence ATGAACAGTTCCGCAGCGGAAAACAGTCTCGATTTTGCACAAAACATCACGATTCAAGGCGTAGGCCTGATCGGGGGGTCGATTGCGGCCGCGCTGAAGATCCTGAACTTCCCCGGTACAATTTATGGCGTCGGGCGAAATCCAGAGCGGTTGCAGGAAGCCCATGATCGCGGTCTCATTGATGAAGCGACCACCGATATTAAAGAAGCGGCGGCTAAATCGGACCTCATCATCGTTTGCACGCCCGTCGACCAAATCGTCGACAATGTGCGAGAAGCAGCTGACGCGGCTCAACCGGGGACTTTGATTACAGATGGTGGCAGCGTCAAAGGGTCCATTTGCGGCCCTCTTGCTGAAGGACTTCCCGACGGAGTCTGTTTTATTGGATCCCACCCTCTGGCTGGATCGGAAAAACAGGGATTCGAACATGCCCAGGCGAATCTGTTTGATGACCGAGTCTGTGTCGTTACTCCGGTGGAAAATACCCCTCCAGATCAACTTAAACGAGTGATTCGTTTGTGGGAAATGCTCGACATGCAGGTGATCGAAATGGATGCGGAAACGCATGACATCGCCCTCGCCCAGACCAGCCATCTCCCCCATCTCGTTGCCAGCGTGCTGTGTGGTGGCTTAGCGGACGCAGATCGCAAATTAGCCGCCACCGGTTTTCGTGATACGACGCGGATCGCCTCGGGCGATCCGGGACTGTGGCAGGCAATTTTCCTGGGAAATCAAGAGGGGTTGCTCCGCAAGCTCGATGATTTCCAAACGCTGTTACAACAATATCGGACCGCGATTGAGAATCAGGACGCGGCCACCTTGCAAAATCTACTCGAAAACGCCAAAAGAAACCGGGACGGACTGTCCTCATAA
- a CDS encoding SDR family oxidoreductase has protein sequence MAFDVQGKTVLITGANRGIGKTFLDHMLKAGAAKVYAAVRNPDSMTDIVEASGGKVAAVQLDLSNEDTINAVAQNLEKVDLVINNAGVLKVATPFSDDVFECFDFEMDVNVKGLIRMARAFAPLLEKSSGVFVQLNSVASLRNFADFATYSASKAASYSITQALRDMLAPKGVRVISVHPGPIMTDMGKEAGLEEMAESPDLVAEGLVKALGTDEFHVFPDTMAKNFWQAYKSFAKGVVESEASEG, from the coding sequence ATGGCATTCGACGTTCAAGGGAAGACAGTTTTGATTACCGGCGCGAACCGGGGCATCGGAAAAACGTTTCTGGATCATATGCTTAAAGCGGGCGCGGCTAAAGTTTACGCCGCCGTGCGCAATCCGGATTCGATGACCGATATCGTCGAGGCGTCGGGTGGAAAGGTCGCGGCGGTACAGCTCGATCTCTCCAATGAAGATACCATCAACGCCGTCGCTCAAAATCTGGAGAAAGTCGATCTGGTGATCAATAACGCGGGTGTTTTGAAAGTGGCAACGCCTTTCTCGGACGACGTTTTTGAATGCTTCGATTTTGAGATGGATGTGAATGTCAAAGGGCTGATCCGCATGGCCCGCGCCTTTGCTCCGCTGTTGGAGAAAAGTTCGGGAGTCTTCGTTCAGTTGAACTCTGTTGCTTCTCTTCGCAACTTTGCGGACTTTGCGACTTACAGTGCTTCCAAAGCGGCTTCGTACTCTATTACACAGGCATTGCGAGACATGCTGGCGCCGAAAGGGGTTCGTGTAATCAGCGTTCATCCGGGACCGATCATGACCGACATGGGAAAAGAAGCGGGTCTGGAAGAAATGGCCGAATCGCCCGATCTTGTTGCCGAAGGACTCGTCAAAGCCTTAGGCACGGATGAGTTTCATGTCTTTCCAGATACCATGGCCAAGAACTTCTGGCAGGCCTATAAGTCATTCGCCAAAGGGGTTGTCGAGTCGGAAGCGAGCGAAGGCTAG
- a CDS encoding DUF1501 domain-containing protein codes for MSYSSISDWPKALSSSRRRFLSQVGGGFGSLAAMDLLLHEQLSNNQAKANETTGSTDLNGGLHHPAKVRRVIQLFMNGGTSQMDTFDYKPELHARHGEKQDFGIKTAVTSDPGSLMKSPFEFQQHGESGRYVSSVFPNVAQHVDDLAFLMAMKSQTNVHGPASYLQNTGFLNPGFPCFGAWLNYGLGRLTDNLPSFVVLPDHRGLPYNNTGNFSAGFLPASNAATIIKPHTDHPIPNLFPPDSAEQITAASESDGLRLIDGLNKQHLASRTADLRLEARMQSFELAARMQLSAPEALDISGETETTLNSYGLNEEATASFGKNCLLARRLIERDVRFVQVWSGAGGASNNWDNHTDIPNELATIARSVDQPISTLLTDLKERGLLEDTLVIWTTEFGRMPFTQGATGRDHNGGTFVSWLAGAGIQGGTSFGQSDDFGYEAVEDITTGYDLHATILHLMGVNHERLTYRHNGLERRLTDVHGHVIDTVLA; via the coding sequence ATCCGACTGGCCTAAAGCCCTTTCCAGCTCTCGACGCCGATTCCTCTCCCAGGTCGGTGGTGGGTTTGGTAGCTTGGCGGCAATGGACCTCTTGCTCCACGAACAGTTGTCCAATAATCAGGCGAAAGCCAACGAGACGACAGGCTCAACCGACCTAAATGGAGGACTACACCACCCTGCGAAAGTCCGTCGAGTCATTCAGCTGTTTATGAATGGAGGTACCAGCCAGATGGACACCTTCGACTACAAACCTGAACTTCACGCCCGACATGGCGAGAAACAGGACTTCGGTATCAAGACCGCCGTCACCAGCGACCCTGGATCGCTGATGAAATCTCCGTTTGAATTTCAACAACATGGTGAATCAGGTCGTTATGTCAGCTCTGTATTTCCAAACGTCGCGCAGCATGTCGATGACCTCGCTTTTTTAATGGCGATGAAGTCGCAAACGAATGTCCATGGACCGGCCAGTTACCTGCAGAACACCGGTTTTCTCAATCCCGGTTTCCCCTGCTTCGGCGCCTGGCTCAACTACGGACTCGGCCGGTTAACGGATAATCTCCCTAGCTTTGTCGTGCTACCCGATCATCGCGGACTACCGTATAACAACACCGGTAACTTCTCCGCCGGTTTTCTGCCGGCCTCGAATGCGGCCACCATTATTAAACCCCACACAGACCACCCAATTCCCAACCTCTTTCCCCCCGACAGCGCAGAACAGATTACGGCGGCTTCCGAGTCCGACGGACTCCGGCTGATTGACGGTTTAAACAAACAACATCTGGCCTCGCGCACTGCCGACTTGCGACTCGAAGCGAGGATGCAATCTTTCGAACTCGCTGCGAGAATGCAATTGAGTGCTCCCGAAGCACTCGACATCAGCGGCGAAACAGAAACAACGCTCAACAGTTACGGACTGAATGAGGAAGCGACGGCCTCCTTCGGTAAGAACTGTCTCCTGGCGCGACGATTAATTGAACGAGACGTTCGCTTCGTTCAGGTTTGGAGCGGCGCGGGTGGTGCGAGTAACAACTGGGATAACCACACGGACATTCCCAATGAACTCGCCACGATCGCCCGATCAGTCGACCAACCGATTAGTACGCTGCTAACCGACCTCAAAGAACGTGGACTGCTGGAAGATACCTTGGTGATCTGGACGACGGAATTCGGTCGTATGCCCTTCACTCAAGGCGCTACTGGCCGCGACCATAACGGAGGCACCTTCGTCAGTTGGCTCGCCGGAGCTGGCATTCAGGGAGGAACCTCCTTCGGTCAAAGCGACGATTTCGGCTATGAAGCAGTCGAAGACATTACCACAGGATACGATCTTCATGCCACAATTCTGCATTTGATGGGCGTCAATCACGAACGACTGACCTATCGCCACAATGGATTGGAACGCCGGCTCACTGACGTGCATGGACATGTCATAGACACGGTGCTTGCTTAG